A genomic region of Macaca thibetana thibetana isolate TM-01 chromosome 14, ASM2454274v1, whole genome shotgun sequence contains the following coding sequences:
- the FAM118B gene encoding protein FAM118B isoform X1, protein MASTGSQASDIDEIFGFFSDGAPPTKKPRKLLPSLKTKKPRELVLVIGTGISAAVAPQVPALKSWKGLIQALLDAAIDFDLLEDEESKKFQKCLHEDKNLVHVAHDLIQKLSPRTSNVRSTFFKDCLYEVFDDLESKMEDSGKQLLQSVLHLMENGALVLTTNFDNLLELYAADQGKQLESLDLTDEKKVLEWAQEKRKLSVLHIHGVYTNPSGIVLHPAGYQNVLRNTEVMREIQKLYENKSFLFLGCGWTVDDTTFQALFLEAVKHKSDLEHFMLVRRGDVDEFKKLRENMLDKGIKVISYGNDYADLPEYFKRLTCEISTRGRSAGMVREGQLNGSSAAHSEIRGCST, encoded by the exons ATGGCTTCTACAGGGAGCCAGGCCTCTGATATAGACGAGATTTTTGGATTCTTCAGTGATGGCGCACCCCCCACCAAAAAGCCCAG gAAGCTGCTTCCAAGCTTAAAAACTAAGAAGCCTCGAGAACTTGTGCTAGTGATTGGAACAGGCATTAGTGCTGCAGTTGCGCCTCAAGTTCCAGCCCTCAAATCCTGGAAGGGGTTAATTCAGGCTTTACTGGATGCTGCCATTGATTTTGATCTGTTAGAAGATGAGGAGAGCAAAAAGTTTCAGAAATGTCTCCATGAAGACAAGAACCTTGTCCATGTTGCCCATGACCTCATCCAGAAGCTCTCTCCT CGTACCAGTAATGTTCGATCCACATTTTTCAAGGACTGTTTATATGAAGTATTTGATGACTTGGAGTCAAAGATGGAAGATTCTGGAAAACAGTTACTTCAGTCAGTTCTCCACCTGATGGAAAATGGAGCCCTCGTATTAACTACAAATTTTGATAATCTCCTGGAACTGTATGCAGCAGATCAGGGGAAACAGCTTGAATCCCTTGACCTTACTGAtgagaaaaag GTCCTAGAGTGGGCTCAGGAGAAGCGGAAGCTGAGCGTGTTGCATATTCATGGAGTCTACACCAACCCTAGTGGCATTGTCCTTCATCCAGCTGGATATCAGAATGTGCTCAGGAACACTGAAGTCATG AGAGAGATTCAGAAACTTTACGAAAACAAGTCATTTCTCTTCCTGGGCTGTGGCTGGACTGTGGATGACACCACTTTCCAGGCCCTTTTCCTGGAGGCTGTCAAGCATAAATCTGACCTAGAACATTTCATGCTGGTTCGGAGAGGAGACGTAGATGAGTTCAAAAAGCTTCGAGAAAACATGCTGGACAAGGGGATTAAAGTCATCTCCTATGGAAATGACTATGCCGATCTTCCAGAATATTTCAAGCGACTGACATGTGAGATCTCCACAAGGGGTAGATCAG CAGGGATGGTGAGAGAAGGTCAGCTAAATGGCTCATCTGCAGCACACAGTGAAATAAGAG GCTGTAGTACATGA
- the FAM118B gene encoding protein FAM118B isoform X2 has product MASTGSQASDIDEIFGFFSDGAPPTKKPRKLLPSLKTKKPRELVLVIGTGISAAVAPQVPALKSWKGLIQALLDAAIDFDLLEDEESKKFQKCLHEDKNLVHVAHDLIQKLSPRTSNVRSTFFKDCLYEVFDDLESKMEDSGKQLLQSVLHLMENGALVLTTNFDNLLELYAADQGKQLESLDLTDEKKVLEWAQEKRKLSVLHIHGVYTNPSGIVLHPAGYQNVLRNTEVMREIQKLYENKSFLFLGCGWTVDDTTFQALFLEAVKHKSDLEHFMLVRRGDVDEFKKLRENMLDKGIKVISYGNDYADLPEYFKRLTCEISTRGRSGMVREGQLNGSSAAHSEIRGCST; this is encoded by the exons ATGGCTTCTACAGGGAGCCAGGCCTCTGATATAGACGAGATTTTTGGATTCTTCAGTGATGGCGCACCCCCCACCAAAAAGCCCAG gAAGCTGCTTCCAAGCTTAAAAACTAAGAAGCCTCGAGAACTTGTGCTAGTGATTGGAACAGGCATTAGTGCTGCAGTTGCGCCTCAAGTTCCAGCCCTCAAATCCTGGAAGGGGTTAATTCAGGCTTTACTGGATGCTGCCATTGATTTTGATCTGTTAGAAGATGAGGAGAGCAAAAAGTTTCAGAAATGTCTCCATGAAGACAAGAACCTTGTCCATGTTGCCCATGACCTCATCCAGAAGCTCTCTCCT CGTACCAGTAATGTTCGATCCACATTTTTCAAGGACTGTTTATATGAAGTATTTGATGACTTGGAGTCAAAGATGGAAGATTCTGGAAAACAGTTACTTCAGTCAGTTCTCCACCTGATGGAAAATGGAGCCCTCGTATTAACTACAAATTTTGATAATCTCCTGGAACTGTATGCAGCAGATCAGGGGAAACAGCTTGAATCCCTTGACCTTACTGAtgagaaaaag GTCCTAGAGTGGGCTCAGGAGAAGCGGAAGCTGAGCGTGTTGCATATTCATGGAGTCTACACCAACCCTAGTGGCATTGTCCTTCATCCAGCTGGATATCAGAATGTGCTCAGGAACACTGAAGTCATG AGAGAGATTCAGAAACTTTACGAAAACAAGTCATTTCTCTTCCTGGGCTGTGGCTGGACTGTGGATGACACCACTTTCCAGGCCCTTTTCCTGGAGGCTGTCAAGCATAAATCTGACCTAGAACATTTCATGCTGGTTCGGAGAGGAGACGTAGATGAGTTCAAAAAGCTTCGAGAAAACATGCTGGACAAGGGGATTAAAGTCATCTCCTATGGAAATGACTATGCCGATCTTCCAGAATATTTCAAGCGACTGACATGTGAGATCTCCACAAGGGGTAGATCAG GGATGGTGAGAGAAGGTCAGCTAAATGGCTCATCTGCAGCACACAGTGAAATAAGAG GCTGTAGTACATGA